The segment CCGGCCGGCCCGTGAATGCCCGGGCCTACGTAAGCAATTTCAACTTCCGCGGCGGCGACCAGGAAAAGAAAGTCGGCAGCCTCTCGGGCGGGGAGCGGAACCGGGTGCACCTGGCTACGACTCTGAAGCAGGGCGCCAACCTGCTGCTGCTCGACGAGCCCACCAACGACCTGGACGTGAATGCCATCCGGGCCCTAGAAGACGCGCTGGAGAACTTCGCCGGCTGCGCCGTCATTATCAGCCACGACCGGTGGTTCCTGGACCGCCTGGCCACCCACATCCTGGCCTTCGAGGGCGACTCGCAGGTGGTGTGGTTTGAGGGCAACTTCTCGGACTATGAGGAAGCCAAGAAGAAGCGCCTGGGAGATGTCGAGCCCAAGCGGGTTCGGTACAAGAGCCTGGGGTAAGACGGTTAGTAATGCCAGCTACAACACAACGAGCCGCCGAAAATTATTTCGGCGGCTCGTTGTGTTGTAGCCCTATTGGGCGTGGGTAGTTTTGGGCCAGGTTGCTCGTGCGGCAGTGCGTGGCTGGGCACAAGAGCCGAGGAAAAGCCGTGCTGTTTAATCCTTTTGGGAAACGGCCCATTTAAGAGCTGTCTTAAACCCAATAGTATTACGATTCAAATCCTTGGCGAATTCGCTGTATAAGGACAAGTGCAGCCAGAGGTTTTCGGTTAGCCGGGGCTCTAGTACCGCCGAAATGAGCCCGGCCACATCGGTAGGCGGAGTGCTGCCATCGGAGGTTTTTACGTCACGGTGAGTAAAAGTGGCCGCGCCTTCCAGCGAAGCCTTGACCGAGCCGAAGCTACCCCGAAGTCGCAGACCAGTTAGGAAGGTGTTTTGCGAGTAGGTTCCGCCCAGCTTATTGGTATTGACGACCTTCTCATCCCACCGGCCCCGGGCGTGCAGAATGCCCTGCACGGTACTGCCCAAGCCGTAGCTCACGGACGTCCAGGCCGCGAAGCCGTTGTATTGTAAGTCGTTTATCCGGCTTGAGTCGCTACGGCTGCTCAGGGCCGCTGCGGCCGTCCACGCGAAACCCTGCTCGCCGGTTTGGCGGAGTTTGGCGGCCTGCTCCTCCTTCAAGCGGGCAATTTCCGCGTCCTTGGCCCGAGCCCCTTTCTCATCGGGGGTGAAAATAATGTTGGCCATTGCCTGGGCATCCAGCTTGTCGTAAAAGTCTAGTACCGCATCGTCCAGGCGGGGGTCACTGGTGTTGACAAGGGTAAAGTGAATCCCGAGGGCACCCTGCAATGCTTCGTCGACGGAGCTTTGGCCTTTGGTGGTGCCCAGGGAAAACTGGGTATTAGCAAAAAAGCGCCGTACCGCGCTGGTGCGGTATTGCTGCAGCGTAGTAGTAGCCATGAAAGGCGCCGCATCGATAGCTACTCCGTTCTGGATACGCCCCCGCTGGTCGATGGCGTCGGCTAGGGAGGCGGCAAACAGGCGGGGGCTAATCGGCCGGACCACGTTTTCGGGCGCCACCCCCAGCGTGACAAAGGCTGGGGAGGCAGGCACCGAAAAGTCTAGGCTGCGGTTGCTGGCGGGGCTATTATCCCCCTGGTGCTGGGCCCCCGCATGCCGGGAAAGCAGAACGCCAAGGAGGAAAAAACTGGCCGTCGAAAAAGTGCGGGTACGGTTGTTCATACGGCCAAGTCACAAGAACCATTAAAGCTTTTGGATGGCGCATCGAAGGAGCCACGCGCCGAAATGGGCGGAACCAAGACGTCCTGGTCGTTCTGGGTGATGCGCAGGGTGAAGTCGTAGGGCTCCTCTGAATTATCACTGAAGCCGAAAAAGGTAATGGACCAGCCCAGCTTCCAGCCTGCCATTTCCTTGATGGCGTTGACTTTGGGCTCGTGAGGCGGAAAGATGGTGGGGTCAAGCACTACTTTCCGCAGGCTCTGCTGGTTGTCGCCCTGGTTGATTTCAACCCATCTGCCACTGCCCGGCGCCTGTACCAGGAAGTGAAACTTGCAGTAAGAAATACCGCCCATGGAGAGCTCCACAACGGGCATTGGGCCAGCCGGGTCGAAGGTTGCAGTCATAGAAGCCATAGCTGTTGAAGGATGAAAAAGTGAGAAAATAGAACCACGGTATTGGGTGCGGTGGGCCAGCGGCGGCACCGCTAGGACTTCTGAGGCATCCGCGGGGGCTTGATGCCCAGGTTGCGAATATTGACGACGCGGCAAAGCAGATCAAACCAGAAGGGGGCGCCTACCGCCAGCAACAGGGCCGTAATAACCCAGCCCAGCCAGGTTTGCCAGCCTTGCTGCACCTGGTACTGCGGATTAAACCAGTGGCTTTGCTGGGCCTGACTGCGCCGGGCTGAATCGGCCTGGGCTGCTTTTCGCAGCTCGCTCAGCTGTTTTTGCTGCTCCGCGGCTAGCCGGGTCGGGGTGCGGTTGCTGCTTTGGGCCAGTTCTTTGGGCAGAGCCCCCGGAGTTTGAGGCAGGGAGCTGATTTGCCACCGGTAGCCGGTCACGGCCAGGTCGCGGTCGAGCAAGGGCAGGGCCTGGCGCTGGTAGCGCCGGTAGTGCGCCGGCACCGTCACCAGCACCCAGGTGTCGCCGGAAGCCCCGGCTGCTTTGCTGGCTTTGAGCTTACCGTCTTTATCACGCAGGCGGGCCTCGGTGCGGGCCGCAATTTCTTCGTAGAAATCCGGAAGCGTGGTGCTGTCTATTGGAGCCAGGGCCACTTTGCGCGCCCGGATGGTGTCTCGGCTGGGCCGCCCGATGGGGAAGCCATACCCGCGCAACTGCGTGGCCGCGTCGGCAATGGTTTGCTGGGTGGCCTGGACGTAAGTCACCAGGCTGTCGGTGTTGGCCGCTACTTTGGGCGGCGTAATGGGGCTGCCCTGGGCGCTGGAAGGCAGCTTTTGGGTAATCAGCGTCGAAATCTGGCCCCGCTCGGCATCGTGGGTGCGCAGGTACTGGATAATGTAGGGCGTGTCGATGTTGCCCAGCGCGGCCACCAGTACCCCGATGAAAAAGAGCCGGGGCCGCACCCGGCGCTTGTACCAGCCGGTGAGTCGTTCCCCGTAAGCATCGTACCAGGCAGCAATGTTGCGCTGGTAGATTTCCAGCGCGTCGGGCTTGGTTTGGTCAACGTTGCTCAGCAGGTCGGCCAGGAGCGTGATGGCCGGCGGATTGAGCGTTGCCGGCGGGGCGGCCAGGGCCGCCGCCACGGCCTGAATAGGAGTAGCGGGAGCCACGGCCGCGCCAGCAGTGGGGGCCAGCAGGTTCAGCAGGGTTTTGGCAAACAGGTCTGGCGCGATGTAAGCGGGCAGGCCATCTTTGCCAAGCCACCAGCTGAGCGGGGCCGTAGCCGCCACCACGTTCGGAGCGGCCTGGTCTGGCGGCGACAACAGGGCTACCGGGGCGTTGGCGTACAGGGCGTTGGCCGTGTCGACGCCGAGTGAGCCTTGCAGCTGCTCGTAGAGAAATTTGCCCCGCACGTTGCGGTAGCCGGCCCACAGCTCGTAAATTGACAAGACCACCTGGCTGCAGATCAAATACAGAAAAGCCATTGCAATAGCTATTTCGAGTAGCATGGCCAGCGTCATAAACCGAGTAGTGAGCAGTGGAAAATAATGCCGAAATGTAGGGTAAGCTCACGCCCGACTTTTCCGTGCCACCACTGAACTTTGCCCTGCCGTCTCCTGGCCCGCGCCCCTGAAGAAACGTCGGGGGGTAAGCTTTAATGGCCGTTGGGCTGGGCTGAATTTTGTTCCGAGTTTGTTTTGAGCTGCGCAAAAATGCCGGGTAGGCTGGCTGAAGAAGCCGGCGTAAACGTGCCGCCGCTGGTGGCCAGCTCCTGAATAATATGCATACCCAGGCGCCGGTAACTCTCAAACTGGGGCTCACTGAAGAACTGGTCGGCGGTAGACTGGTGGGGAAAGGCCGCATTTTTGTCGGCGTACTCCCGCACGTCGGTTGGCTCCTCGCCGGTGAGCGAGGTTTTTAGGTAAAGGAGGTAGCCCGAGGGCTGGTTCGGTGGGTCGTCGGGGTAGTTGATGGTGCCCACGGCATAGTGCCGGCTGGAAATTCGCTTGGTTCGGTTCGTGATTGGCCTTACGTCAATTTTTATTTCAACCCCGAAATCCACCAGGCAGCGCCGAATAGCATTGGCCAGACCCTCGCAGGTAAACAGGTGGTCTTCTTCGCCGTCGCCCAGAATAATGTAGCGGCAGCGGCGGCGCACCAGCTCGTAGAGGCCCATATTATCGAAGTGCCCTCCGTCGGAGAGATTCACAAACCAGTCGTCGGTAGCGGAGCGGCCCACCAGATCCTTGAGCAGGTAGAGTAGGCCCAGACCCGGCCCCGAGCGGCGCCAGGTGTCTTGCTGCCGCGGATTGCCGATCCACCAGCCCAGGCGAATGTTGAAGAGCGTCAGCAAAAAGGCCGAGGCCGGCGAGGAGCTGTAGCCCCGGTTCGGATTCACGGCCGCCCCAGAAATGGTGAGGGCCGTGCCCAGGCCCGGGCCATTGCTGTCGGGGTAGGCGTACTGCCGGGTCGGGCGGTAGCCAAAGTCGTAGGTGGGCACATTGGGGTTGATGGCCCGGATGCGGCTGATGTCGAAGCCGCAGTAGTGCGCCGTAAACACGAAGGATTCGGCCTTGCGGTCCTGCCGGTCCAGCTCCAGCTCCGAAATCACCGTAGCATTCAGGGCCGTGTTGATGATAAGGTAGGGCCCGTCGTAGGGCGTGGTGAAAGTCAGCGGGTCGTGGCGGCGCAGGCTGCAGAGCTTCACGTCGTCGCGCCGGTCGAAGCTGGTGAAGGGGTTGGCGGTGAAGGCCCGCTCAGTGCGGCGGCGCGACGCGCCCAGGTAGGCCCGGGTCAGGCGGTTGCGGTAGAAGTGGTGCAGGGAAAACTCGTTGACATCGACGCGCCAGGCGAGCAGCAGGGCCAGCAGGGCCAGCAGGGCGCAGCAAACCAGGGCGTGCTGCTGCTCATTGCCCAAGCCCCAGTTGAGGCCTAATACCGCCTGCAGGGCGTTGGCAACCAGCAGCAATACGCCCAGGCCGAAAGCGTAAGGCCCGATGCTGAGCAGCGTGTTCAGCCAGGAACTGGACTGTTGTTGGTCGGGCTGAGCCGGGGTCCGCTCACTGTAGGCCCAGCGCAGGGCCGCCAGTACCAGCGCCACCCAGCCCGTGGCGGCTACCTGGGCCCCCAGGTGTTTTTGAATAACGCCAACCAGGTCATTGCCGAGCAGGATGCAGCCCGTCAGCACCAGCCACAGCACCACGGCCAGGGTGATGACGGCACCCATGCGGCCCCACCACTCGCGCCGCTCATCGGGAAAGTTGCGCCCCAGCAGAGCCATGCGGGTGACGACCGTCACGGCCAGGGTTTCTACTACCACTGGCAGGCCCAGAATAAAGGCGACATTCCGGTACAAGGTCGGATTGGAACCAGCCTTCTTAACCGGGTACTGCAGCGCTGTATAGAGCGTGGCGCCCGGGGGCTGAGAAAAGGAGCCAATCTTGACCAACTCCCGCACTTGCTGTTGCTGCACGGAAATGCTGGTGTGGAACAGCGCGTGCAGCCCCTTCCAGGTGAGCACCAGCGCTATTAGGCCAACCAGAGCCGCCAGCAGGCTGCCCATAAAAATCAGGACCCAGGTCCCGATCCAGGGCCAGAATTTGAAGTCATCTTCCTCAGCGGCGGCGTCAGGCTGGCCGTAAAAGCACCGGTCGTAGCGCCCGATGATGGCCACCAGCAGCAGCACGGCCAGCAGCGTGGCAGCTATCCAGGCGCATTCACGCCAGATACTCACCCAGAATCCGACAAAGCCCAGGTTAAAATCGGGCGGGGTATGGTGCACCATCAGGGCGCTGCCAATGCCGCCCACGGCCAGGCAGCAAACCAGTGTGCTCGTAACCAGGAAACCCACGCGCGCCTTTGGCGGCCAGGTGTGGCCCGCCCCGTACATGCTCATGCCCAGGCCCCCGGCCGTACCGGCCACCACCGCCAGCCCCGAAAGCAAGCTGGTCCAGAACCGCGGGGAGTAGTTATCGGCAGAGAGGGGAGTCTGCCAGCAGTGCCGCAGCCACACGCCCAGGGCCAGCACCGAGCCCAGGGCCAAAACCAGAATCAGCTGATTGAGCACGGTGTTGCGCAGCCAGGTCAGGCCCAGCGTCCAGGAGTCTTTCGACATGATGCTGGGGTTGGGGGCCAGGTAGTTGCTGAACATGCGCAGCCAGCGGATGGGGCGCACTTCTTCCGCCCGGGGCTCGGGGGCAATGTTGGGGCAGAGCCGGTCTACCACTTTGCTGAGTGCGCCGGCCCGCTTCACCCAGGCCGTAAACCAGGCCCCCAGGTAGCTCCCGCCCGACACCGTGGACAGATAGTCGACGTGGGGCAGCCAGCCGTAGCTGGCCAGCATCTGCAAAATGCCCAGGTTGAAGGTAGCCGACCGGATACCGCCGCCCGAAAACGCCAGGCCGCACAGCTCCAGGGTGCGGGCCCGCTCAAAAACGTCGTAGCTGGCCGGCAGCGGCTGGCCCGGGCCGCCGTGGCGCCGGGCTTCCACTTCCTGCAGCTCGCACCGTAGGATTACCTCGAAGGGCAGGGCACATTCGCCTTCCCGCAGTACCTGGTCCCGGGCGCTGTCGTCGAGGAGCAGGAGCAGGCTTTTTTCCGGAGTCAGCGCCTCCTTTTTCTGCAGAACTTCCTTGGCCTTGCGCACCATAACCGGCTCGTAAGGAGCCAGGACTTCCACCATGGTTTGCCGGACTTGCGGCTCGTTGTAGAGCAAGCTCCGGATGGCGTAGCGCCACTGCTCGGGGGGCGGAAAGTTCTCCGGCTTGGTTCCCAGGAGGTGGGCTCGTTTGTGCAGCCCTTCCAGCAGCAGCTTTCGTTTGGGCAGCAATAAGGTTTGAAGCAAGCCGAGGGCCTGGTGTACAAAGGTTTCCAGGCCTTGGGTCGGTGGGGCGCTGGCTTGGGTAGAAGGATACTTTTCGGGCGCGGCCAGCTCTACCGCCCCGGCGGCCAAATCGGGATAATCGGTAAGCGTGGTGCGAAGCTGCCGCTCAAACCCGGGAAGATTGTCGTCCGTCAGCTCCAAGGCCAGCAGGGCAGGGTACGCCGTGGGCGTAGTGGGCGGAGTAGAGGTCAGCGTCTTGGGCGGCATCAGGACCAGCGCATCCTGCAGCAGGCCCACGTACCCGGTTAGGCGCGCTGCTAGTTCCGTTACTACATCCATAGCCGCTGCTGGTTAAGAAGTTACATCAAGGAGTTGTCGGGCTGGCCCGGCCGGCTAGGCACCTTAGTCGTGCACGTAATACTTGGGCTGGGCCCGGTGGAAGCCGTCCTTGATGTGGCCCATGTTGAAATTGATGCCCCCGGCCTGGGCGCAGGCGGGACCCTTGTCGGTGAGCTGGCCCGGGCGGATCACGGCCGTGTGGCCGTGACCTCCGCTGGGATTTTTCCAGAGCGCCACGGCTACTTTGCCCAGGTTGGCCTGGTCCTGGGCCTGGCTGGCGGTGGCCAGCTGCCAGGCGTCGTGCGGCACGCCCTCGGTGCGCATCCACTCTACCGTCGCGTTGATGTTGAGCTCGTGAGCGTGCGGCTGGAAGGGCGCCGCCGCGTGGCCCCGCGGGTCAATCCAGTGCGGAATCTGGCAGCCCATGGCCCGGGTTACGTCCCAGAGAAAAATATTGCAGAAGGTGTCGGTGCTGTTGCGCAGGTAGCGCGGGTTGTGGGCCACGGCAAACTGGTTGATGACCTGCTCGTAGATGCCGGGCTTGCGGTGACCGGGCAAGTTGGTCAGCGGCGGCTGCACAAGGGCCGCGCGGTTGGTGGAAATGGTAGAAGGAGCCGGGTGGACGCCGTTGAAGCTCTGCGCCTGTCCCGGCAGCTTGGGCGGCATGGGCAGGGGCGCCGGAGTCGGAATCTTGATGAGCTGGCCAATGAGCACCAGATTAGGATTGGTAATCTGCTGGTTGGCGTCCAGCAGCTCGTCCAGAGTGAGGCCGTGGTGCTGGGCCAGTTTGGCCAGCGTGTCGCCGGCTTTGATTTCGTGAATAGAAGCTACGGGCATAAGGCAGGGGATGTAAGGTGACACACAGGCAGTAGGACAGGGCCGCCAAGGTCCGGAGCTCCACGGCCCGGCAGCACCTACGATTTGCGCATTCCTGCTTGCTTTTGTGTCCGTACTACCACTGAAATTTGTGCAAGTGCGCTGCCAGTCTGCTAGTTGTACCACGCCGGTTGCCAGTGCTGCGGCCCGGTTCCGCTTGGTTGGCTCCTCGGCCGGCTTCCCCATTGAAGACTTACCGGAAGAAATATTTGCTAATTAAATTAGTTATTGCTAATTAGCTTGGGTAAAACCTTGCTCTATCTTTTTCCCGCTATGAAAACCGCCCGAACCAGTGTATTCATCAGTTACAGCCACGCCGATAGTCATTGGCGGGAGATGCTGACCATTCATTTACACCCCCTAGTGCGCGACCAGCACGTGCAGATCTGGAGCGACTGGGACATGCACAAGGGTGAACGGTGGCAGGACCGGATTCGGCGGCAGCTGGCCCAGGCCAAGGTGGCCATCTTCCTGGTCAGCGCCGATTTTCTGGCTTCCGATTTTATCCATGCCGAAGAGCTGCCGCCCTTGCTGGTGGCCGCCGAGCAGGAGGGAGCTATTCTGCTGTCTATCATCGTGCG is part of the Hymenobacter chitinivorans DSM 11115 genome and harbors:
- a CDS encoding patatin-like phospholipase domain-containing protein is translated as MDVVTELAARLTGYVGLLQDALVLMPPKTLTSTPPTTPTAYPALLALELTDDNLPGFERQLRTTLTDYPDLAAGAVELAAPEKYPSTQASAPPTQGLETFVHQALGLLQTLLLPKRKLLLEGLHKRAHLLGTKPENFPPPEQWRYAIRSLLYNEPQVRQTMVEVLAPYEPVMVRKAKEVLQKKEALTPEKSLLLLLDDSARDQVLREGECALPFEVILRCELQEVEARRHGGPGQPLPASYDVFERARTLELCGLAFSGGGIRSATFNLGILQMLASYGWLPHVDYLSTVSGGSYLGAWFTAWVKRAGALSKVVDRLCPNIAPEPRAEEVRPIRWLRMFSNYLAPNPSIMSKDSWTLGLTWLRNTVLNQLILVLALGSVLALGVWLRHCWQTPLSADNYSPRFWTSLLSGLAVVAGTAGGLGMSMYGAGHTWPPKARVGFLVTSTLVCCLAVGGIGSALMVHHTPPDFNLGFVGFWVSIWRECAWIAATLLAVLLLVAIIGRYDRCFYGQPDAAAEEDDFKFWPWIGTWVLIFMGSLLAALVGLIALVLTWKGLHALFHTSISVQQQQVRELVKIGSFSQPPGATLYTALQYPVKKAGSNPTLYRNVAFILGLPVVVETLAVTVVTRMALLGRNFPDERREWWGRMGAVITLAVVLWLVLTGCILLGNDLVGVIQKHLGAQVAATGWVALVLAALRWAYSERTPAQPDQQQSSSWLNTLLSIGPYAFGLGVLLLVANALQAVLGLNWGLGNEQQHALVCCALLALLALLLAWRVDVNEFSLHHFYRNRLTRAYLGASRRRTERAFTANPFTSFDRRDDVKLCSLRRHDPLTFTTPYDGPYLIINTALNATVISELELDRQDRKAESFVFTAHYCGFDISRIRAINPNVPTYDFGYRPTRQYAYPDSNGPGLGTALTISGAAVNPNRGYSSSPASAFLLTLFNIRLGWWIGNPRQQDTWRRSGPGLGLLYLLKDLVGRSATDDWFVNLSDGGHFDNMGLYELVRRRCRYIILGDGEEDHLFTCEGLANAIRRCLVDFGVEIKIDVRPITNRTKRISSRHYAVGTINYPDDPPNQPSGYLLYLKTSLTGEEPTDVREYADKNAAFPHQSTADQFFSEPQFESYRRLGMHIIQELATSGGTFTPASSASLPGIFAQLKTNSEQNSAQPNGH
- a CDS encoding LysM peptidoglycan-binding domain-containing protein codes for the protein MPVASIHEIKAGDTLAKLAQHHGLTLDELLDANQQITNPNLVLIGQLIKIPTPAPLPMPPKLPGQAQSFNGVHPAPSTISTNRAALVQPPLTNLPGHRKPGIYEQVINQFAVAHNPRYLRNSTDTFCNIFLWDVTRAMGCQIPHWIDPRGHAAAPFQPHAHELNINATVEWMRTEGVPHDAWQLATASQAQDQANLGKVAVALWKNPSGGHGHTAVIRPGQLTDKGPACAQAGGINFNMGHIKDGFHRAQPKYYVHD